One genomic region from Neisseria weaveri encodes:
- the nudB gene encoding dihydroneopterin triphosphate diphosphatase, producing MNKPLKQPVSVLVVLHDGQNRILLIERAANPGFWQSVTGSIEMGEMPQQTALREVWEETGIRLSEQVLNDWQQTNVYEIYHHWRHRYPEGITHNTEHVFSACIPADTPVCLNPDEHAAYQWLPAEAAAEKVFSPSNRQAILDLHKHR from the coding sequence GTGAACAAGCCTTTAAAACAACCCGTTTCGGTTTTGGTTGTGCTGCACGACGGCCAAAACCGTATTCTGCTGATAGAGCGTGCTGCCAATCCCGGTTTTTGGCAGTCCGTAACCGGCAGTATCGAAATGGGCGAGATGCCGCAACAGACGGCGTTGCGGGAGGTTTGGGAAGAAACCGGCATCCGTCTTTCTGAACAGGTTTTAAACGACTGGCAACAAACCAATGTTTACGAAATCTACCACCATTGGCGGCACCGCTATCCCGAAGGGATCACGCACAATACCGAGCATGTGTTTTCAGCCTGCATTCCTGCCGATACACCCGTCTGCTTAAACCCTGATGAACATGCAGCCTATCAATGGCTGCCGGCCGAAGCGGCTGCGGAGAAAGTCTTTTCGCCTTCCAACCGGCAAGCGATATTGGACTTACACAAACACCGTTAA
- a CDS encoding ATP-binding protein, producing MKPTKFFSLAASVLKRLDTLLPPENRQPDWKSLAFRWQHIGRKGILESLPRPHTFPLNRLAAVDQQTRRLVRNTEQFLNGRPANNVLMTGARGTGKSSLVKALLHEYADQGLRLIEVDKTDLITLPALLPILEKRKEKFIVFCDDLSFEPGDETYKALKTALDGGLSQRCNNVLVYATSNRRHLMPEYMDENQAASGIRGEVHPREAVEEKVSLSDRFGLWLSFYPFDQNDYLQAVENWLDDFNLPFDETARKAALNWSLARGNRSGRTAWQFVCDWAGRLPEERIID from the coding sequence ATGAAACCCACCAAATTCTTCTCATTGGCCGCCTCGGTATTAAAACGGCTCGACACCCTGCTCCCACCCGAAAACCGCCAACCCGACTGGAAATCCCTCGCCTTCCGCTGGCAGCATATCGGCCGCAAAGGCATACTCGAAAGTCTGCCCCGGCCGCACACCTTTCCGCTCAACCGCCTGGCCGCAGTCGACCAACAAACCCGGCGGCTGGTACGCAATACCGAACAATTTTTAAACGGCCGTCCCGCCAACAACGTTTTAATGACCGGCGCACGCGGCACCGGCAAATCCTCACTGGTCAAAGCCCTGCTGCACGAATACGCCGATCAAGGCCTGCGCCTGATCGAAGTTGACAAAACCGACCTCATCACCCTGCCCGCCCTGTTGCCCATACTCGAAAAACGCAAAGAAAAATTCATCGTTTTCTGCGACGACCTGTCGTTCGAACCCGGTGACGAAACCTACAAAGCCCTAAAAACCGCCCTAGACGGCGGCCTATCGCAACGCTGCAACAACGTACTGGTTTACGCCACCTCCAACCGCCGCCACCTCATGCCCGAATACATGGACGAAAACCAAGCCGCAAGCGGCATACGCGGCGAAGTCCACCCGCGCGAAGCCGTCGAAGAAAAAGTATCGCTGTCCGACCGCTTCGGCTTATGGCTGAGCTTTTACCCCTTTGACCAAAACGACTATCTCCAAGCCGTCGAAAACTGGCTCGATGATTTCAACCTCCCCTTTGACGAAACCGCACGCAAAGCAGCCTTAAACTGGTCGCTCGCACGCGGCAACCGCTCCGGCCGCACCGCCTGGCAATTCGTCTGCGATTGGGCAGGCAGACTGCCCGAAGAACGCATTATTGATTAA
- a CDS encoding DUF2062 domain-containing protein, translated as MNKNKWIQKLPTREKIFASPIFKPFAPRFEHDHYWALDRDRVALAAAIGLYCGMIPTPFQFICAFILAYFLRAQLPVALFSTLYTNPVTLVPLYILAYELGIWILQGDVAHPELIMPELGSENFWRNIGTWIATFGKPWLLGSILMASTFAASGYALIQIFWRWKAGKKNLSDSE; from the coding sequence ATGAATAAAAACAAATGGATACAGAAGCTGCCTACCAGAGAAAAAATCTTTGCTTCTCCCATATTCAAACCCTTTGCCCCGCGGTTTGAACACGACCACTATTGGGCATTGGACCGCGACCGCGTAGCACTGGCCGCCGCCATCGGCCTTTATTGCGGCATGATTCCCACGCCGTTTCAATTTATCTGCGCCTTCATACTCGCCTATTTCCTGCGCGCCCAACTGCCGGTCGCCCTGTTTTCCACGCTCTACACCAACCCTGTTACCCTCGTTCCCTTATATATTCTGGCTTACGAACTCGGCATTTGGATTCTGCAAGGCGACGTCGCCCATCCCGAACTCATCATGCCCGAATTGGGCAGCGAAAACTTTTGGCGCAACATCGGCACCTGGATAGCCACCTTCGGCAAACCCTGGCTGCTCGGCAGCATACTCATGGCTTCCACCTTTGCCGCCAGCGGCTATGCCCTGATACAGATTTTCTGGCGCTGGAAAGCCGGAAAAAAAAATCTCTCCGATTCCGAATGA
- the priB gene encoding primosomal replication protein N, with the protein MNNFVRLTAKIAECGELRFTPAGIPVLNLLLKHESWQIENGQQCLVKFDIPARLIGNQAELWQYRINDMVEVEGFLTQKSLKYTKTVLRIQNIKEYKG; encoded by the coding sequence TTGAACAATTTTGTAAGGCTTACTGCAAAAATTGCCGAATGCGGTGAATTAAGATTTACCCCGGCAGGTATTCCGGTTTTAAATTTGCTGTTAAAACATGAATCTTGGCAAATTGAAAACGGACAACAATGTTTAGTTAAGTTTGATATACCTGCAAGACTCATCGGCAATCAAGCAGAGCTGTGGCAGTATCGTATAAATGACATGGTGGAAGTTGAAGGCTTTCTAACTCAAAAAAGCCTGAAATATACCAAAACGGTATTGCGAATACAGAATATTAAAGAATATAAAGGTTAA
- a CDS encoding P-II family nitrogen regulator: protein MKKIEAIIKPFKLDDVREALTELGITGMTVSEVKGFGRQKGHTEIYRGAEYAVDFLPKVKIELVVADSDVERVTETIVEVARSGKIGDGKIFILPVEEAIRIRTGERSDAAV, encoded by the coding sequence ATGAAAAAAATCGAAGCCATCATCAAACCTTTCAAACTCGACGACGTTCGCGAAGCCCTAACCGAGTTGGGCATTACCGGCATGACCGTCAGCGAAGTCAAAGGCTTCGGCCGCCAAAAAGGCCATACCGAAATTTACCGCGGCGCAGAATATGCCGTTGATTTCCTACCCAAAGTCAAAATCGAATTGGTGGTTGCCGACAGCGATGTCGAGCGCGTTACCGAAACCATTGTCGAAGTTGCCCGTTCCGGCAAAATCGGCGACGGCAAAATCTTTATCCTGCCCGTTGAAGAAGCCATCCGCATCCGTACCGGCGAACGCTCGGATGCCGCCGTCTAA
- the cutA gene encoding divalent-cation tolerance protein CutA, translating to MPVFKPVVITTTFPNQEEADKTGTLLLEKQLAACIQYETIQSQYLWEGKLCRDSEIRMLIKTARCHYAAIEKLIIQNHSYDCPQIIMQPVARGFKPYLKWLKQHTGL from the coding sequence ATGCCCGTATTCAAACCCGTCGTCATCACCACCACCTTTCCCAACCAAGAAGAAGCCGATAAAACCGGCACACTGCTGCTGGAAAAGCAGCTGGCCGCCTGCATCCAATACGAAACCATTCAAAGCCAATACCTTTGGGAAGGCAAACTCTGCCGCGACAGCGAAATCCGCATGCTTATCAAAACCGCACGCTGCCATTACGCTGCCATCGAAAAACTCATCATACAGAACCACAGCTACGATTGCCCGCAAATCATCATGCAGCCCGTTGCACGCGGCTTCAAACCCTATCTCAAATGGCTCAAACAGCATACAGGCCTATAA
- the metW gene encoding methionine biosynthesis protein MetW, with amino-acid sequence MNLRDDLQLIYDWIPANSRVLDLGCGKGELLSALVKRKNCTGYGVEIDTEGVIASMERGVNVIQADLEQGLRDFDDNSFDVIVLSQTIQAMQNTEDILRDLTRVAKQAIVSFPNFGYWRNRLQIALGGHMPVSERMPYQWYNTPNIHWCTLHDFDALCAKNNIRVLERAVMTAGKRIEKMPNLLGSLAFYRVG; translated from the coding sequence ATGAATTTGCGCGATGACTTGCAATTGATTTACGACTGGATTCCTGCAAATAGCAGGGTTTTAGATTTAGGCTGCGGTAAAGGCGAGTTGCTTTCTGCTTTGGTAAAGAGAAAAAATTGTACTGGTTACGGTGTGGAAATTGATACTGAAGGTGTAATTGCCTCAATGGAGCGAGGTGTCAACGTTATCCAGGCTGATTTGGAGCAGGGTTTGCGAGATTTCGACGATAATAGTTTTGATGTTATTGTCTTAAGCCAAACTATTCAAGCGATGCAGAATACAGAGGATATTTTGAGGGATTTGACTCGAGTGGCGAAACAGGCGATTGTATCGTTTCCAAACTTTGGTTATTGGAGAAACAGACTCCAGATTGCATTGGGCGGACATATGCCTGTTAGCGAGAGAATGCCTTACCAATGGTATAACACGCCGAATATTCATTGGTGTACGTTACATGATTTTGATGCTTTATGCGCGAAAAACAATATCCGGGTTTTAGAAAGGGCGGTGATGACGGCTGGTAAGCGGATAGAAAAAATGCCTAATTTATTGGGGAGCTTGGCTTTTTACCGAGTAGGTTGA
- a CDS encoding protein MIGRI encodes MHDRLFSGGIRSKTVISRILRLILLAAFIAFIIHRLFNRQQKHALHEIVKVFIVAALLALAWYAWSYIVN; translated from the coding sequence GTGCATGACAGGCTTTTTTCAGGCGGCATTCGGAGTAAAACAGTGATCAGTCGCATTCTACGTTTGATTTTGTTGGCCGCATTTATCGCTTTTATCATCCACCGACTTTTCAACCGGCAACAAAAACACGCATTACATGAAATCGTTAAAGTCTTTATAGTCGCAGCTTTATTGGCTTTAGCGTGGTATGCATGGTCTTATATAGTAAATTGA
- the metX gene encoding homoserine O-succinyltransferase MetX, which produces MSQNADMGIVVPEKIAFETPLVLQSGQTLPRFDLMIETYGALNAEKNNAVLICHALSGNHHVAGRYSVEDKYPGWWDTMVGPGKPIDTNRFFVVGLNNLGGCHGSTGPLSINSDTGEEYGADFPVVTVKDWVKSQAMLSDYLGIEQWAAIVGGSLGGMQALQWTIDFPSRVRHALVIASATRLSAQNIAFNDVARQAILTDPEFHNGHYRRFNAIPRRGLRIARMMGHITYLAEEGLGKKFGRTLSSDGLSYGYGVEFEIESYLRYQGDKFAERFDGNTYLRMTKALDYFEPAAAFGNNLTEALKTVQAKFFVASFSTDWRFAPERSRALVKHLIKAGKSVQYIEVESHHGHDAFLMTDEPYIRAVRAYINNIYKELQA; this is translated from the coding sequence ATGAGTCAGAATGCCGATATGGGAATTGTAGTTCCTGAAAAAATTGCGTTTGAAACCCCGTTGGTTTTACAAAGCGGGCAGACTTTACCGCGTTTTGATTTAATGATTGAAACCTATGGTGCGCTGAATGCTGAAAAAAATAATGCAGTTTTGATTTGTCATGCTTTGTCGGGAAACCATCATGTAGCAGGCCGTTATTCTGTTGAGGATAAATATCCCGGTTGGTGGGATACGATGGTGGGGCCTGGGAAGCCTATCGATACCAATCGTTTTTTTGTTGTGGGTTTGAATAATCTCGGTGGTTGTCATGGCAGTACCGGACCGTTGAGTATTAACTCTGATACAGGTGAAGAATATGGTGCAGATTTCCCTGTGGTAACGGTAAAGGATTGGGTAAAAAGCCAAGCGATGTTGTCGGATTATTTGGGCATCGAACAGTGGGCGGCAATTGTAGGCGGCAGCTTGGGCGGGATGCAGGCGCTGCAATGGACGATTGATTTTCCAAGTAGGGTACGCCATGCTTTGGTTATTGCTTCGGCAACGCGTTTGTCGGCGCAAAATATCGCATTTAATGATGTTGCTCGCCAGGCGATTTTGACAGATCCTGAATTTCATAATGGACATTACCGCCGGTTTAATGCGATTCCGCGCCGAGGTTTGCGCATTGCTCGCATGATGGGGCATATTACTTATTTGGCCGAAGAGGGGTTGGGTAAAAAATTCGGCAGAACGTTAAGTTCAGACGGCCTCAGCTATGGTTATGGCGTTGAGTTCGAAATTGAATCTTATCTGCGTTATCAAGGCGATAAATTTGCGGAGCGTTTTGACGGCAATACTTATCTGCGTATGACTAAAGCCTTGGATTATTTCGAGCCGGCTGCTGCTTTCGGCAATAACCTGACTGAAGCTTTGAAGACTGTTCAGGCCAAATTTTTTGTGGCAAGTTTCAGTACCGATTGGCGGTTTGCACCGGAGCGTTCCAGGGCGTTGGTTAAACATCTGATTAAGGCAGGTAAGTCGGTTCAATATATCGAAGTAGAATCTCATCATGGCCATGATGCTTTCCTGATGACGGATGAACCTTATATCCGTGCGGTTCGCGCTTATATCAACAATATCTATAAGGAGTTGCAGGCATGA
- the rpsR gene encoding 30S ribosomal protein S18, protein MARQSFKRRKFCRFTAEKIQEVDYKQVDLLKDFISENGKIIPARITGTKAGYQRQLSVAVKRARFLALLPYTDQHK, encoded by the coding sequence ATGGCTCGTCAATCATTCAAACGTAGAAAATTCTGCCGTTTCACGGCTGAAAAAATTCAAGAAGTCGATTACAAACAAGTAGACCTGTTGAAAGACTTCATCTCAGAAAACGGTAAAATTATTCCTGCCCGTATTACCGGTACAAAAGCAGGTTACCAACGCCAATTGTCTGTAGCGGTTAAACGCGCGCGTTTCTTGGCGCTGTTGCCTTACACCGACCAACATAAATAA
- the rplI gene encoding 50S ribosomal protein L9 yields the protein MQIILLEKIGGLGNLGDVVTVKNGYARNFLIPSGKAKRATEANMKEFEARRAELEAKQAEILKDAQERKAKLDGTTITVAQKAGVDGRLFGSVTNADIAAAIVESGVNAAKANVRLPNGPLKAVGEYEVEVALHTDAVATITVAVVALAE from the coding sequence ATGCAAATTATTCTGTTAGAAAAAATCGGTGGTTTGGGTAATCTGGGCGATGTAGTAACCGTTAAAAACGGTTATGCACGTAACTTCTTGATCCCAAGTGGTAAAGCAAAACGTGCAACTGAAGCAAACATGAAAGAATTCGAAGCACGCCGCGCTGAGTTGGAAGCTAAGCAAGCTGAAATTCTGAAAGATGCCCAAGAACGCAAAGCCAAATTGGACGGTACTACGATTACAGTAGCTCAAAAAGCCGGTGTTGATGGCCGTCTGTTCGGTTCTGTAACCAATGCTGATATTGCTGCTGCTATCGTTGAAAGCGGTGTTAATGCTGCAAAAGCAAATGTACGTTTGCCTAACGGCCCTTTAAAAGCTGTTGGCGAATACGAAGTTGAAGTAGCATTGCATACCGATGCAGTTGCAACCATTACTGTAGCCGTTGTTGCTTTGGCTGAGTAA
- a CDS encoding mechanosensitive ion channel family protein, producing the protein MVLTFLLSRYLWKKRFGPSEDKKRLLLHILHRMLWPLLLLITAVPALFIWTKLGHNAIWLHLLAMAARWMILIRLVLAVVNAALPETRISDWLERFLSGALWVAFLLWISGIDNLIIQSLQSVSFSVGAVNLNLYTVLTGLIWLSLFILLALWAAKFIEVKLMESERLDINLRIVLSKIVKTLMLVFGVLIALPLIGIDLTVLSVFGGALGVGIGFGLQKVASNYISGFIILGDRSIRPGDRLTVNDFTGYVTKITSRFVVLKNASGAEALIPNETFVTSTVINESYTSKSLWQSLNIQVAYKTDLPQALSLLEQAAAAQERVETSPAPKAVILNFGENGIDLRIGFWVKDPENGFAVLFSDIMFDIWQRFKENDIEFPFPQREVRVLNDSDNALTQTTKEQA; encoded by the coding sequence ATGGTGTTAACATTTTTGCTTTCCCGTTACTTATGGAAAAAGCGCTTCGGGCCGTCTGAAGACAAGAAACGGCTTTTGCTGCATATTCTGCACCGTATGCTGTGGCCCTTGCTGTTGCTGATTACTGCCGTTCCTGCCCTGTTTATCTGGACTAAATTGGGGCATAACGCCATTTGGCTGCATTTACTTGCCATGGCGGCGCGCTGGATGATCCTTATCCGCCTTGTGTTAGCCGTTGTTAATGCCGCTCTGCCCGAAACCCGTATTTCCGACTGGCTGGAACGTTTTCTTTCCGGTGCATTATGGGTGGCTTTCCTTCTGTGGATTTCAGGCATCGACAATCTGATCATCCAATCTCTGCAATCGGTTTCCTTCTCAGTGGGAGCTGTAAATTTGAATCTTTATACGGTTTTAACCGGCTTGATTTGGTTGTCGCTGTTTATATTGTTGGCACTTTGGGCAGCCAAATTCATCGAGGTCAAATTGATGGAAAGCGAACGCTTGGATATTAATTTGAGAATCGTGCTTTCTAAAATCGTGAAAACCTTAATGCTGGTTTTCGGCGTATTGATTGCCCTGCCTTTAATCGGGATCGACCTAACCGTTTTATCTGTTTTCGGCGGTGCATTGGGTGTCGGTATCGGTTTCGGTTTGCAGAAAGTAGCCAGCAACTATATTTCGGGCTTTATTATTTTGGGCGACCGCTCAATCCGCCCCGGCGACCGGCTGACCGTAAACGATTTTACCGGCTACGTAACCAAAATCACTTCCCGTTTCGTGGTGCTGAAAAATGCCTCGGGTGCGGAAGCGCTGATTCCGAATGAGACCTTTGTAACTTCAACGGTAATCAACGAATCCTATACCAGTAAATCCCTGTGGCAAAGTCTGAATATCCAAGTTGCCTACAAAACCGATCTGCCACAGGCATTATCGCTGTTGGAGCAAGCCGCCGCTGCGCAAGAGCGCGTGGAAACTTCACCTGCTCCCAAAGCGGTCATTTTAAATTTCGGTGAAAACGGCATCGATTTACGTATCGGTTTTTGGGTAAAAGACCCTGAAAACGGCTTTGCGGTTTTATTTTCCGACATTATGTTTGACATCTGGCAGCGCTTTAAAGAAAACGATATCGAGTTCCCATTCCCGCAACGAGAAGTTAGGGTGTTGAACGACAGCGACAACGCCTTAACCCAAACTACTAAGGAACAGGCGTGA
- the trmB gene encoding tRNA (guanosine(46)-N7)-methyltransferase TrmB, translated as MTEQNDSILHDENGGAVSEDPKRSIRSFVLRQGHMTAAQQRAIDTLWPQFGVDYQSSPVDLNRCFNRDNPKILEIGFGMGTATAEIAKRLPEKDFLAIDVHGPGVGNLLKLVEEQQLGNIRVMRHDAVEVVENMLADGSLDGIHIFFPDPWHKKRHNKRRLIQTPFVAKLLPKLKVGGYIHLATDWEEYAVQMLEVLQGFEALQNTAEHYAPTPDYRPETKFEARGKRLGHGVWDLVFVRKQ; from the coding sequence ATGACTGAGCAAAACGATTCTATCTTGCATGATGAAAACGGCGGTGCCGTTTCGGAAGATCCTAAACGCAGTATCCGCAGTTTTGTGTTGCGGCAGGGGCATATGACGGCGGCGCAGCAAAGGGCGATTGATACTTTGTGGCCGCAATTCGGCGTGGATTATCAAAGCAGTCCTGTCGATCTGAACCGTTGCTTTAACCGCGACAATCCGAAAATTCTCGAAATCGGTTTCGGTATGGGAACGGCCACGGCGGAAATCGCAAAGCGCTTGCCTGAAAAAGACTTTTTGGCCATTGATGTGCATGGCCCGGGCGTCGGCAATCTATTGAAACTGGTCGAAGAACAGCAGCTGGGTAATATCCGCGTGATGCGCCATGATGCGGTGGAAGTGGTGGAAAATATGTTGGCTGACGGCAGTTTGGACGGTATCCATATCTTTTTCCCCGACCCGTGGCATAAAAAACGCCACAACAAACGCCGTCTGATTCAAACGCCTTTTGTGGCCAAACTGCTGCCTAAGTTGAAAGTGGGCGGTTATATCCATTTGGCGACGGATTGGGAAGAATATGCGGTGCAGATGTTGGAAGTTTTGCAGGGATTCGAAGCTTTGCAGAACACCGCAGAACATTATGCGCCGACCCCGGATTACCGTCCGGAAACCAAATTTGAAGCACGCGGCAAACGTTTGGGGCACGGTGTTTGGGATTTGGTATTCGTCCGTAAACAGTAA
- a CDS encoding adenylosuccinate synthase, with protein MAKNVVVIGAQWGDEGKGKIVDWLAEETSGVVRFQGGHNAGHTLVVGGKKTILRLIPSGILHEKLDCFIGSGVVVSPEALLGEIDELNAAGVKNVEGRLKIAPTCTLILPYHIALDQAREASRGSGKIGTTGRGIGPAYEDKIARRSIRMVDLFDVEKLKTKLQSNIEYYNVQLEHLHKAEPVKFEDVFAVIEKFADRIKPMITDVSSTLYAKYEKGEKVLFEGAQGTLLDIDYGTYPFVTSSNCLAGAASAGAGVPPQMLNYVLGIVKAYTTRVGSGPFPTELFDDIGAGLAKRGHEFGSVTGRARRCGWFDAAALKRSIQVNGISGICITKLDVMDGIENINICVGYELPDGSKTDILPFGSDAVEGCKPIYETMPGWTESTFGVKEFNKLPENAKAYLKRIEEACGAPIAIVSTGPDREETIVLQHPFA; from the coding sequence ATGGCTAAAAATGTAGTAGTAATCGGCGCCCAATGGGGTGATGAAGGCAAAGGCAAAATCGTTGACTGGTTGGCTGAAGAAACTTCGGGCGTAGTCCGTTTTCAAGGTGGCCACAATGCCGGACATACTTTGGTTGTCGGCGGCAAGAAAACCATTCTCCGCCTGATTCCAAGTGGCATTCTGCATGAAAAACTGGATTGCTTTATCGGGTCAGGCGTAGTAGTTAGCCCTGAAGCCCTGCTGGGAGAAATCGATGAGCTGAATGCAGCAGGCGTTAAAAATGTTGAAGGCCGTCTGAAAATTGCACCAACCTGTACTTTAATCCTGCCTTACCATATTGCATTAGACCAAGCCCGCGAAGCATCTCGCGGTAGCGGTAAAATCGGTACGACAGGACGCGGTATCGGCCCGGCTTACGAAGACAAAATAGCGCGCCGTTCTATCCGCATGGTAGATCTGTTTGATGTTGAGAAATTGAAAACCAAATTGCAAAGCAATATTGAATACTACAATGTCCAATTGGAGCACCTGCATAAAGCCGAACCAGTAAAATTCGAAGACGTGTTTGCTGTCATCGAAAAATTTGCTGACCGCATCAAACCTATGATTACCGATGTATCCAGCACGCTGTACGCAAAATATGAAAAAGGTGAAAAAGTGTTGTTTGAAGGTGCCCAAGGCACTTTATTGGACATTGACTACGGTACTTATCCGTTCGTCACTTCTTCCAACTGTTTAGCCGGTGCCGCCTCTGCCGGCGCGGGCGTGCCACCTCAAATGCTGAACTACGTTTTAGGCATTGTGAAAGCTTACACTACCCGTGTCGGTTCGGGTCCATTCCCTACCGAATTGTTTGACGATATCGGTGCAGGTTTGGCCAAACGCGGTCACGAATTCGGCTCGGTAACCGGTCGTGCGCGTCGCTGCGGCTGGTTTGATGCTGCCGCTTTAAAACGTTCTATTCAAGTCAACGGCATTTCAGGCATATGTATTACCAAACTGGATGTAATGGATGGTATTGAAAACATCAACATCTGTGTCGGTTACGAATTACCTGACGGAAGCAAAACCGACATTCTGCCCTTCGGCTCGGATGCAGTGGAAGGCTGCAAACCGATCTATGAAACCATGCCCGGTTGGACAGAATCCACTTTCGGCGTGAAAGAATTCAACAAGCTTCCAGAAAATGCAAAAGCATACTTAAAACGTATAGAAGAAGCATGTGGAGCACCGATAGCAATCGTTTCAACCGGTCCGGACCGCGAAGAAACCATCGTATTGCAACATCCGTTTGCTTAA
- the panD gene encoding aspartate 1-decarboxylase, with translation MFRTMLGGKIHRATVTEADLNYVGSITIDQDLLDAAGICVNEKVQIVNNNNGARLETYTIPGERGSGVVCLNGAAARLVQKGDIVIIMSYVMLSEPEISAHEPKVVLVDETNKIRDIISYEPPHTVL, from the coding sequence ATGTTCCGCACCATGCTCGGAGGCAAAATCCATCGCGCCACCGTAACCGAAGCCGACTTAAACTATGTCGGCAGCATTACCATTGACCAAGACTTGCTCGACGCCGCCGGCATCTGCGTCAACGAAAAAGTCCAAATCGTCAACAACAACAACGGCGCCCGCTTAGAAACCTACACCATTCCCGGCGAACGCGGCAGCGGCGTTGTCTGCCTCAACGGCGCCGCCGCCAGACTGGTTCAAAAAGGCGACATCGTCATCATCATGTCATACGTTATGCTTTCCGAACCCGAAATCAGCGCCCACGAACCCAAAGTCGTCCTGGTTGACGAAACCAACAAAATCCGCGACATCATTTCATACGAACCGCCGCACACCGTTTTATAA
- the rpsF gene encoding 30S ribosomal protein S6: MRHYEIVFIVHPDQSEQVNAMVERYKTMITEAGGKIHRLEDWGRRQLAYPINKIHKAHYVLMNIETSPEVVEELETAFRFNDAVLRHLTIKTKHAVTEASPMMKEEKSKNLLAGAAAQAAAEA, from the coding sequence ATGCGTCATTATGAGATCGTGTTTATCGTTCATCCAGATCAAAGCGAGCAAGTTAACGCTATGGTTGAGCGCTACAAAACCATGATTACTGAAGCCGGCGGTAAAATCCACCGCCTGGAAGATTGGGGTCGTCGCCAATTGGCTTATCCGATCAACAAAATCCACAAAGCACACTATGTTTTGATGAATATCGAAACTTCTCCGGAAGTTGTTGAAGAGCTGGAAACCGCATTCCGCTTCAACGATGCTGTATTGCGTCACCTGACCATCAAAACCAAACATGCTGTAACCGAAGCTTCTCCGATGATGAAAGAAGAGAAGTCTAAAAATTTGTTGGCCGGTGCAGCTGCACAAGCTGCTGCTGAAGCTTAA